Part of the Kitasatospora sp. NBC_01266 genome, CGAGCAGGCCGTGGACCAGCGCCACGTCGAGCAGCGGCCCCACCGCGCGCCGCGCCCGGGCCGTCCACCGTGCCAGGGCTGCCCACCGGGCCCGCGGCGGCCGGCGGTTCATCCGGGCCCGGCCGCCGCTGCTGCTGCCGTCGCGGCCGGCACCTCGCCGCCGGCCGCCGCGTAGTGGCCGCGCAGCGCGTGGACGTGCTCGGGCCAGCCGAAGCTGCGTTTGGCGTAGGCCCGTGCGTAGTGGCCCATCCGTTCCCGCCGGGCGGGGTCCGCGGCCAGCGCGGCCAGCTCGGCGCGCAGCCGTTCGGCGTCCCGGGGGAGCAGGCTGACGCCGGTCCGGTCCAGCGCGTACGGCGCGTATCCCGGATCGTCGGTGGTGACCACCGGCAGGCCGGCCGCCATCGCCTCCTGCACGGTGAGCGGGAAGCCCTCGGCGGTGGAGGGCAGCGCGAAGACGTCGCAGGCCCGGTACGCCTCGGCTACCTGATCCTGCGTCAGATCGCCGAGGTGATGTACCCCTTGGGCGTCGGTGACCGGGACGCCCGAGCCGCCGGTGCCGACGAAGACCAGGTCGTAGTCGGGGCCGGCCGCCGCCCGCAGCAGGTCGTAGCCCTTCTTCGGGACCAGCCGGCCGACGAAGAGCACCAGCACCCGGTCCAGCGGCAGCCCGAACCGCTGCCGGGCCCGGCGCACTTCGTCGGGCGAGTCGGCCGGACGGAACCGCACGGTGTCCACGCCGTTGGCCAACTGCCGTACCGCGGAAGGCTGGGCGCCGTGCTCCAGGGTGAAGCGGCGCACCGAGTCGTTCAGCACCAGCACCCGCCGGGCCCGCCGCAGCAGGGCCCGCCCGAAGGTCCGGTAGACCGCCCGCTGCACCCCGCGCACCAGGGCCGAGGGGTGCGCCACCAGGCCGACGTGCTGGGTGAGCACCAGCGGAGTGCCGGTGAGCAGGGCTGCCACCCAGGCGGCCCAGGAGGTCGGGTAGAGGCAGTCGTGCACGTGGACCACCTCGGCCCGGCGGGCCTCGCGCACCGCCCGGGTCAGCAGCCCGGGGCCCGGCACCGGGAACGGGACGCCGGTGCGCCGCTCGATCCCGTTCCAGGCGGCCTGCCGCAGCACCGTGACGCCCGCCTCCCGGTCGGCCGAGGTGCGCCGACCACCGCTGGTCAGCACTGTCACCTCGACGCCCTGGCCGGCGAGTTGCTCGGCCTCGTGGCGCACCACCTGCTCGATCCCGCCCACGTGCGGCGGGTAGTAGTGGCTGACCAGCAGCACCCGGTGGGCCCGTGCGCCGCTGGGTCCGCTGGGTCCGCTGGAGCCGGTGGCGTCGGCGCTGCTCGCGGTCATCGGAAGATCTCCGCTCCGTTGCTGCTGTAGATCTCGTTCTTGGTGCTGTCGAGCAGGTTCATCGGGTAGCGGTAGGTCACCAGATCGCCTCGGTAGAAGGTGGTCGCCTCGTCCTTGGTCACCGTGGTGGTGCCGAGGAAGACATAGGAGTTCGTCCCGATCAGGGTCGGATAGATGTCGTCCAGGGCGCGGCCGTGGATCAGGGTCTGCAGCCGGCTGAAGGTGTAGCGGTCGGTCTGCACCTCGGACTGCACGTCCTGCCGCTGGTCGTCGCTGGTGAGCTGCTCCAACCAGTTGATCGCGGTGCGCTCCTGCGGCTGCACGTAGTAGATGTCGTAGTACTGGCCCGCGTTGTTGAGGTTGAGCTGCGGCGGGTAGCCGCCGACCAACTGCGGGACCACGCCGGTCAGATCGAGGAAGAAGGCGACCGCCAGGGTGCCGGCCAGCGGCAGGGTCCAGCGTTTGGCCCAGCGGAACACCCAGAGCGAACCGGCCGCGATGAACGGGCCGAAGAAGAGCAGGCCCTGCTGGAAGGCGCGCAGCACCCCGTAGTCCACCGACAGTTGGGGCAGCACGGTGAGCAGGCCGATCACCGCCACCATGGCGATGCTCAGGGTGACCTGGTCGCGCGCGGGTCGGAAGGACCGGCGGCGGGACCAGAGGCAGACCGCGAGCCCGATCAGCAGCAGGAGTTGCAGCAGGTCGGCGGCCCACTTGCGGACCAGGGTGTTGGCGCCCACCACGTTCAGGCCGGTGCGCTGCAGGGCCCGGCCCAGTGCGGTGAGCGGCAGGTTCGGCTCGCTGACCGCCTGGATCCGGTACTGCTGCACCTGCTGCAGCGGCAGGTAGTCGCCGGCCGCCCGGCTCTGCGTGGTCAGTTGCAGGGTGTCCTGCTGGTACTGGCTCAGCCGCTGCTGCGGGCTGACCGCCTGCCCGCCGAGCAGGCTGTAGGAGGTGTCCGAGGAACCGGACTGCGCCTGTGCCGGGTCGACGGCCTCCTGCACGGTCGCGCTGACCGTGCTGCGCAGTTGGCCGCCGGTGCCGGTGAGCGGTCCGGTCCACAGCACCGCGGCCACGGCGGTGGCCAGCACCATCCACCAGGTCACGAAGCCGACCGCCGCGCCGCGCTCGCGCCCGGTGCGCCGTGCCCGCAGCCGGGCCGCCAGCCGCCAGAGGTGGTCGGTGGCCAGCGCGAACGCGAGCACCAGGACCACCACGTAGGTGGTGGAGTAGTGCGAGAGCACCACGCCGCCCATCAGCCCGGTGAACGCCACCCGGCGCCGCGCCAGCGGCCGGCCGCGGTCGGTGAGCACCACCATCGCGCCGCCCAGCAGCAGGAAGGCGATCTCCTGGCGGGCCAGGTAGGTCATGTCGGTGAAGAACGTGGGGAAGGCGACGAAGTAGAGCGCCGAGAGCAGCGCGACGATCCGCTGGGCCACGTTGCGCACCGAGCGGTAGACCATCGGCGCGATCAGCGCGAACAGCAGCGGGAAGAGGGCCTTGAAGACGTACAGCCCGCTGATCCCGGTCAGCCGGGCGAACGCGGTGGGCAGCAGGGTGATGCTCAGGCAGGCGTTGTACGGGTCGCGGAAGGCGGCGATCTGCCAGCGCTCGGAGGTGAACGCCAACTCGAAGACCTCGTACTCGCGCTGGATGTCGTGCCCGGTGATGAACCAGCCGCGCAGCGAGGTGAGCAGCAGCAGCGCGGCCGCCAGCAGGAACAGGCCCAGGCCCAGCACCGCCTCGGGGTAGCGCCGCCGCCCGCGCAGCAGTTGGACGAAGAGCCCGGCCATCGCCACCAGGGCGAGCATGGCCACGGTGTCGCCCAGGCCGTTGTTCAGCCGGATCGCGCCCGCCACGCTGAGCAGCAGGCAGCCGCCGCCCAGCAGCGCCACGGCGCGCAAGCCCGGGACGCGGGAGCGGCCGGCTGCTGTGCGCCTGGCTGCTGAGCGCTCGGCCGCCCTGGGCCCGGTGACCCCGGAGTTGGCGACCCCGGGCTTGACGACCCCGGGCCCGGCGACCGCGCCGGACGGCTCGGGCAGCACCCAGGCCAGCAGCAGCACGGTCAGCGCCGCGCCCAGGGTCAGCGGGGCCTCGCGCAGCGGCCGGCCGTCGCCGAGCAGCGGCAGCGCGGTGTTCAGCGCCAACTCGCCGACCAGGTCGGTGCCGACCGCCAGCGCCACCGCGACCAGCGCCCGCCCGTCCCTGGTGCTGACGAACCGGTCCGCGAAGCCGTACCAGAGCAGCAGCGGCGCGCCGAGCAGCAGCCAGCACCCGGCCACCACCAGCAGCGGGACCGGCAGGCCCGGCAGCAGCTCCAGACCGGCGGCCGCCGCGGTGCCCGCCAGCACGGCCCACCGCGCGGTGCTGCGCCGCACGGCCGCCGCCGTCAACTGCCCGACCCGCGGCACCCGTACCCGCCGGGCCCGCGCGCTCATGCCAGCACCTGCTCGTAGACGCGTTCCACCCGGCGGACCACCGCGTCCCAGGCGAAGGTGGGCGCGATGGCCGCGCTGCGCTCGGCGAGTTCGCGGCGCAGTGCCGGATCCCCGGCCACCGAGTCGATCGCCCGAGCCAGTGCGGCGGGTTCGGGCGCGGCCAGCAGCCCCACCCCGCCCAGCAGTTCGGTGTTCCCGGGGACATCGGTGGCGATCACCGGCAGTGCCGCCGCCATCGCCTCCAGGGCCACCAGCGGCATCCCCTCCTTGTCCGAGGGCAGCACGAAGGCGTCCGCCTGCGCATAGGCGTTCAGCAGTTCGGCGCCCAGCTTGGCGCCGGCGAACTCCACCTGGGTCAGGCCGAGTTCCGCCGTGAGCTGCTCGAGCTCGGCACGCAGCTCGCCGTCGCCCACGATCCGCAGCCGGACCGGCTGGCGGACCAGGCACAGCGCCTCCAGCAGCCGCCCGACGTTCTTCTGCGGGCTCAACCGTCCCACGTAGAGCAGCTCCAGCGGCCGCTCGGACACCTCGCGTGGCGGCATGAAGTAGCTGCGGTCCACTCCGTTGGGCACCACGTGGATCCGCTCCCTGGGCACCGCGTAGGTCCGGTGCACGAAGTCGGACTGGGCGGCGGTCAGCACGATCACCGCCGCCGCGGCGCGCAGCACCGGGCCGAAGACGTGCCGCTTGTAGGCCGGCAGCAGGCGGCCGAACCGGCCGGAGGCGTCCACGTCCAGGTGGAAGTGGAGCAGGAACGGCTGACGCCGCAACTTGGCTGTCAGTGCGACCAGTTCAGGCAGCAGGGCGTGCGCGGAGTGCAGGTGCAGGACGGCGCCGCGCGGGTGGCGCAGCAGGGCCAGCGGCAGGCCCGGGGCCACCGGGGTGTGGGCCAGCTCCAGGCAGCGGTGCCGGCGCACCGTGACGGCGCCCTGCCGGCTGCGGCGCGGCGCGCCCTCGGCGCCGATCGTGGTGGTCAGCACCTGGACCTGGTGGCGGTCGCCGAGCCCGGTGGCCAGCTTCTCCACCACCCGTTCCAGGCCGCCCAGATGCGGCGGGTAGTACGGCGTGATCTGCACGACGGTCCGCATCATGCCGCCAGTCGCAGGAGTTCGCGGTTGGTCAGATAGCCGACGCCGGGACGGAAGGCGATGTGCGCCAGCACCCGTTCCAGTCGCTGCCAGTCGCCGCGCGCCGCCACCTCCCAGCTGTGGCCCCACAGGTGGAACACGCCGCCCTCGCGCAGGCAGCGGTCGAACCAGTGGATCGCCAACTCGTCCCAGGCCAGGAAGAGTCGGGTCGCCGTCCAGGGCCGTCCGGCGGCCAGCCGCAGCGCCAGCGGCGCGTCCACCCGGTGGGCATAGGCGTTGACCGTGGTGTCCAGCTCCAGGGCCCGGCCGGGCACCAGGCTGCTGCGGCGCACCGTGCGGGCCAGTGTGAAGCCGGCCTGCTCGACCAGGCGCACCTGGGCCGGGGTGTACTCGCCGCGCGGGTAGCAGAAGCTGGTCACCGGACTGCCGATGATGTCCTCCAACTCGCTGCGCCCGGCGCTGATCTCCTCGGCCGCCGCGGCCTGCGACAGTTGAGGCAGCCGCTGGTGGGTCAGAGTGTGGCCGCCGATCTCGAAGCGCTCGGCCAACTCCCTGATGCCGTCGGCCGACAGCCGCTCCTGTGGGCTGAACTCCCGGTTGCGCGGCGCGATGTAGAAGGTGCCGGGCAGGCGGTAGCGCTCCAGCAGGGCGGCCAGTCGGGGGTCGAGGACGTGCCCGTCGTCCCAGCTGGTGGTGACGGTGACCGGGGGCCGGGGGCTGGTTGGTCCGGCCTGGCCGGTCGCTCCGGTCGGGCCGGGGTCGGTTGTTGAGGTCATGGTGTCGAGGCCTTGGGTTCGGGGGACGCGGCGGTCTGGAAGCTGTAGCGCAGGGTCTGGTCGGTGCCCACCAGGGCCACCTGGACCACCTCGTCCGACTCGGTCAGCGGAAGGCGGACCGTGGTACTGACCGGGGTGTTCGGCTCGGGGAGCAGCGTGACGGTGCTGCCGCCGGTCACCGTGCCTGCGGGCGTGGTGAGTTGGACCCGCAGCTGCAGGCCGGCCGTGTGCGTCCCGTGCTGCACCAGCGAGAGCGGGATCACCGCCTGGCCGCCGGCGGCGGTCGGCAGCTGGGTGAAGTACAACTCGTCGTAGTTCGCGGGGATCTCGGTGAAGGACTGCCGTACCGCCAGCCGCACCGCCGGCTGCGACCAGAGCAGTGCCCCGGTGAGCGCCGCGGCCAGGATCACGACCACCGGCACGGCGAGCCGCCGCCCGCGCGGGGGCCGGCCGTGCCCCGGTCCCCGGTGCCCGCCCGGTCGCCTGGACGACCGGGCAGGCCCTGCGGGTCGGACCTCGGCCCGCCTCAGAGTGGAGGTCATGCGTTGTCGTACTCCGGCGAGCCGGTCATCGCGCGGTGCAGCACCGGCCGGCTCTTGCGGAAGTTGTGCTCGAAGAGCTGGCGCAGGTTCTGGGTGCCGTCCCGGAAGGCGTTGAGCTTCACCTCGCCGCCCCGCTTGCGGTACTCGATCGGCAGCTCCAGGTAGCGGTAACCCGCCCTGGTGGCAGCGTTCTTGATCTCCTGGGAGAAGGACATGCCGGTGGACCGGACATCCAGCCGCGACCAGACGTAGCGGCGGAACACCCACATCCCGGACTGCGAGTCACGCAGGTCGTTGCGGAACAGGACCCGGCTGATCGCGCTCAGCACGCGGTTGGCCAGGGTGTGGGAGGGCTTCATGGCCGCGCTGTTGGCGCGACCCAGCCGGTCGGTGGTCATGAACTCGACGTCGTGGTCGAGTAACGTGCGCAGCAGGTGCGGCAGCGCGTCGAACGGGTAGGTGCGGTCGGCGTCGCCGGTGGCGATCACCTCGCCGGTGGCGGCATCGAAGCCGGCCCGGTAGGCGTTGCCGTAGCCGCGCGCGGGCTGGTGGACCACCCGGGCGCCGAGCGTGCGGGCCAACTCGCCGGTCCCGTCGGTGGAGCCGTTGTCGACGACCACCACCTCGGTCTCCCAGCCCTCTTCCTTGAGGTGCTGGAAGGGAATGCTCGCCATCACGGCGGGCAGGTTTTCGGCCTCGTTGAGCGCGGGTATGACGATCGACAGAGTGTTCAAGTGAGCTCCTCTGGCAGGCGGAGATCATCGCTGGACGGTACGACTCCGCGCTGGCACGTGGAGTCGGTGGAGCCGCGCCTGGCAGCGCGGTTGACGCACCCTTCGGCGCCGTCGGGCATGACGCCCTGACGGTCGTGATCCGTACGGGTGGAGTGATGGGCACGAAGTGGGCGGCCGGGTGCCACCGGTGGGTTCGGTGAACCCTGGCGGGTTCGGTGAACCCGTGGCGCCGTACGGGGTTTTGGCGAACCCCGACGGTGGGTGGGCACGGCCGCCCGGCCCGTTCATGGTGACGTGGTGCTGATGGCAGGCCGACCGGAACAGGTCGGCCGCGATGGCGTGCGTGCTGAAGGCCGGTTACGACCGTCGGCTGTGGTGCACTCCTCGGCCACGGGGCGGGGCCGCGTGTCTTCGCGGCCCCGGCGCGCCGGTACGGCTGACCCGAACTGGCCGGGCGCTACCGAACCTGCGACTCGTGGCGGTGACACCGGAGACGGCCAAGATCCCCCCTCGGGCTGGACGGCTACTGCAGTGCGTCGCTGTACGTAACGGCCACACTAGCGAGCGTCGAGTTGAGTTGTGAAGCGTTTCCTGTCTTTCCTGTCCGATTTTAAGTATCCCAACGTTCGGACTTGGGATTCTTTGAGTCAGCCGTTCTATTTCTGAGAAATACTGAAGACTGGCTGACAGGGCGTCTGATCGAACTCATTGGTATGACTCAAAACAGCAGCTGGCGAGCGTTCCTGACGCTTCATCGGCCCTGCCGGGCAGCTCACCGCCTCGTACTGACGGCCGACCGGCCGGTCGGCAAACGGCTGCCGCCGCGACTGGACCACACCCGGAATCCTGTCTGTTTCCTGTGAAGGACGAGGGGAGTCCGGGTGGCCGGGCGTGGCACGTGGGGTGTGCGCACTGCTGACGCTGTGCAGTTGCCGTGTCTTCGTCAGGTTTACTCGGCTGCGCGCCTGTTTCTGAAGGGATGCTGACAGCCGAGGCCTGCGCCCGGAGCCTGCACGCGGCGGCCCGCGCTCGGGGCCCGCGCTCGAGGCCCGCGCTCGAGGCCCGGGTTCGGGGCCCGAGCTCGGTTCCGGCGCAGGGGGTCGGGTTCAGGCCGTGCGCGCGGCGCGGTGCACCCGCAGGGCCCAGCGCACCAGCGGCACCTGGAGCGGCAGCCGAGCGAGGGTCGCCGCGCGCAGCGGCGCCGGCCGGTGGCGCGCGTCGTAGGCCATCTTGAGGTTGGCCGGGAAGACGGCAACGAAGAATCCCGCCGCCGCCAGCGCGCCGAGCCGCCGCGTGCGCGGTGCGAGGACGGCCGCCCCGACGGCGAGTTCGGCCACGCCGCTGGCGTACGTCCAGGTGCGCGGGCTGCCGGGCAGCGCGCGCGGCACGGTCGCGTCGAACTGCCGGGGTGCGGCGAAGTGGGTGACGCCGGCCCCGATCAGCAGGCCACCGAGGAGCCGGGCGGAGCGCTGCGGAGAAGCGGGCATCGGTGCCTCCAGGGTGGGCGGCGGGTCGGCGGTGGCT contains:
- a CDS encoding glycosyltransferase family 2 protein, giving the protein MNTLSIVIPALNEAENLPAVMASIPFQHLKEEGWETEVVVVDNGSTDGTGELARTLGARVVHQPARGYGNAYRAGFDAATGEVIATGDADRTYPFDALPHLLRTLLDHDVEFMTTDRLGRANSAAMKPSHTLANRVLSAISRVLFRNDLRDSQSGMWVFRRYVWSRLDVRSTGMSFSQEIKNAATRAGYRYLELPIEYRKRGGEVKLNAFRDGTQNLRQLFEHNFRKSRPVLHRAMTGSPEYDNA
- a CDS encoding glycosyltransferase family 4 protein, with the protein product MTASSADATGSSGPSGPSGARAHRVLLVSHYYPPHVGGIEQVVRHEAEQLAGQGVEVTVLTSGGRRTSADREAGVTVLRQAAWNGIERRTGVPFPVPGPGLLTRAVREARRAEVVHVHDCLYPTSWAAWVAALLTGTPLVLTQHVGLVAHPSALVRGVQRAVYRTFGRALLRRARRVLVLNDSVRRFTLEHGAQPSAVRQLANGVDTVRFRPADSPDEVRRARQRFGLPLDRVLVLFVGRLVPKKGYDLLRAAAGPDYDLVFVGTGGSGVPVTDAQGVHHLGDLTQDQVAEAYRACDVFALPSTAEGFPLTVQEAMAAGLPVVTTDDPGYAPYALDRTGVSLLPRDAERLRAELAALAADPARRERMGHYARAYAKRSFGWPEHVHALRGHYAAAGGEVPAATAAAAAAGPG
- a CDS encoding glycosyltransferase family 4 protein — encoded protein: MMRTVVQITPYYPPHLGGLERVVEKLATGLGDRHQVQVLTTTIGAEGAPRRSRQGAVTVRRHRCLELAHTPVAPGLPLALLRHPRGAVLHLHSAHALLPELVALTAKLRRQPFLLHFHLDVDASGRFGRLLPAYKRHVFGPVLRAAAAVIVLTAAQSDFVHRTYAVPRERIHVVPNGVDRSYFMPPREVSERPLELLYVGRLSPQKNVGRLLEALCLVRQPVRLRIVGDGELRAELEQLTAELGLTQVEFAGAKLGAELLNAYAQADAFVLPSDKEGMPLVALEAMAAALPVIATDVPGNTELLGGVGLLAAPEPAALARAIDSVAGDPALRRELAERSAAIAPTFAWDAVVRRVERVYEQVLA
- a CDS encoding polysaccharide deacetylase family protein, which translates into the protein MTSTTDPGPTGATGQAGPTSPRPPVTVTTSWDDGHVLDPRLAALLERYRLPGTFYIAPRNREFSPQERLSADGIRELAERFEIGGHTLTHQRLPQLSQAAAAEEISAGRSELEDIIGSPVTSFCYPRGEYTPAQVRLVEQAGFTLARTVRRSSLVPGRALELDTTVNAYAHRVDAPLALRLAAGRPWTATRLFLAWDELAIHWFDRCLREGGVFHLWGHSWEVAARGDWQRLERVLAHIAFRPGVGYLTNRELLRLAA
- a CDS encoding DUF2206 domain-containing protein, yielding MSARARRVRVPRVGQLTAAAVRRSTARWAVLAGTAAAAGLELLPGLPVPLLVVAGCWLLLGAPLLLWYGFADRFVSTRDGRALVAVALAVGTDLVGELALNTALPLLGDGRPLREAPLTLGAALTVLLLAWVLPEPSGAVAGPGVVKPGVANSGVTGPRAAERSAARRTAAGRSRVPGLRAVALLGGGCLLLSVAGAIRLNNGLGDTVAMLALVAMAGLFVQLLRGRRRYPEAVLGLGLFLLAAALLLLTSLRGWFITGHDIQREYEVFELAFTSERWQIAAFRDPYNACLSITLLPTAFARLTGISGLYVFKALFPLLFALIAPMVYRSVRNVAQRIVALLSALYFVAFPTFFTDMTYLARQEIAFLLLGGAMVVLTDRGRPLARRRVAFTGLMGGVVLSHYSTTYVVVLVLAFALATDHLWRLAARLRARRTGRERGAAVGFVTWWMVLATAVAAVLWTGPLTGTGGQLRSTVSATVQEAVDPAQAQSGSSDTSYSLLGGQAVSPQQRLSQYQQDTLQLTTQSRAAGDYLPLQQVQQYRIQAVSEPNLPLTALGRALQRTGLNVVGANTLVRKWAADLLQLLLLIGLAVCLWSRRRSFRPARDQVTLSIAMVAVIGLLTVLPQLSVDYGVLRAFQQGLLFFGPFIAAGSLWVFRWAKRWTLPLAGTLAVAFFLDLTGVVPQLVGGYPPQLNLNNAGQYYDIYYVQPQERTAINWLEQLTSDDQRQDVQSEVQTDRYTFSRLQTLIHGRALDDIYPTLIGTNSYVFLGTTTVTKDEATTFYRGDLVTYRYPMNLLDSTKNEIYSSNGAEIFR
- a CDS encoding DoxX family protein; protein product: MPASPQRSARLLGGLLIGAGVTHFAAPRQFDATVPRALPGSPRTWTYASGVAELAVGAAVLAPRTRRLGALAAAGFFVAVFPANLKMAYDARHRPAPLRAATLARLPLQVPLVRWALRVHRAARTA